Sequence from the Seriola aureovittata isolate HTS-2021-v1 ecotype China chromosome 6, ASM2101889v1, whole genome shotgun sequence genome:
attgttagtCGGGGTTGTGTACGTTCAATCATAATGCTGTTGTCCAGTTTTGAGAAACAAGAGATCTGGGTAGACCTGACTCTACTTAACTAATAGCTGAGTTTAGCAGGAGCTTCTCTCAAGCATCTGGACGTAATTACACTTGCTACATAATACTAATGGATACCCTGTAAGTCAACACCGTATGATGTCATCAGCTGGTATTACATCTGTAAAGGTAATGTACAGTACGGCAGTGACGTAACCGCTCTCTGGGATCAGTTAAGATGACCATCTGAAGCCATCATGCAACTGAGTCGGTAGGAATTAGCAGGAAGAGCTGGAGATGTGGCATCTCTCCAATTAGAGCTATCAGGGTAggtttctctctgcctgtgtagGGACTGCTCTCGGTGGATAAACTTACCTCAGTGTTGCAGCCTCCCTGGTCCACCAACCACTGCAGCTCCCGGATGTGGCCAGTAGCCGCTGCATCATGCGCCGGCGTGGCCCTGTTTAAAGCCCGCGGATCAGCTGGTAGACCCAGCTCGCGCACCAGGTACTGCAGGCACTCCAGGCGTCCGCACCTGGCTGCATGATGCACGGGGCTGGCACCTTGAGCATCAGTGATGGCTGGTGAGAGGTGACCAGAGGATGCTAGCTCCCTCAGGGTTGCAAGATCCCCAGCTCGAGCCGCCTGGATGGCCCGATGAAGCACCATCACCTGGCCGCTATGAGTAGGTTATGGCACACAGAGCAAGCTCGCTGGAGCTGTTTGAACCCCAGCAGGTTGCCCACATGTTTTCACATGGACAATCTCCcatacaataacaaaaaaaaaaaaaaaaactcatgcaCTCATTGCCTCCACCCGAGCCAGGAAAGTGACACCCTATAGCAGCAGCCAGCTGGCCAGCATGGGCCGATGGATGGAGtagagggggtggggtgggggggtggtggtgttAGGGGCCAGTGAGATAGAAAGGTAATGAAAGACGGGTGGAGACGCAGCGCTCGTGGCCCCCCTGCTCTCCTTTGTGTGGCAGTGACCATATGCTGGCACGCGCACCCACGCTTCACTGGAGATGGGGGAGCTCAGGCAGCACGGAAACTTAAGTAATGGGAGAATTCAGAGCCAAGGCATGGTGGATTACACtgagtgttatttttttattttattttttacaagtattttaaaaattcatCCCGGTGAGGATGGTCTAAAAGGCGGATGGATTTGCAAGATTATAAAATACACAGAATATTTCATGGCTGATTAGAtcagtgaattttttttttttttttttttttaagtattaagtagtatattaatatttaatttcaataacACTCATACATGTCAGCCTGACTTCAATTAGCTGATTAGCTACTCACATGACGTGATGGACACTGAGTGCACATGTCTCTCCATAACATCACCCCTCAGGTCACATCACTTTCAtccctttttattatttatattaaatatatttcattaattttaaCTGGTTTGTTTCCTGtaacaacaaacacatatgGCGTGTTTTTAATTCTGTACATCCTTATTTGACCTGCAGGGTAACTTCAGCTTGCGCACATGAAGTCCATCAGTTCATTTCTTCCAACAGCCGCACGGTTTCCCTCAGGTCCTCCACAACTGCGTCCACATCTGCTTTGGTCGTCCCCCTGCCCACGCTCAGCCTCAAAGCGTTGGCTGCCACCTCTGAGGGGACGCCGCAGCTCAGAAGGATGTGGGAAGGCCTGATGGACAGACGTATTGCAGTGCAAGGGGAGTTAAGTAACTACGGTCAATATGGTGTCTGGACAAAAGGCTTAACAGGTGGACGAGGCGCTCTTTTACCTGTTTCCGCTGTCTGAGTGGCAGGCGGCGCCGACACTGGCCAGCAGCCTCCTACAGTTGGACAATACCCTCCAGCCtaaagcaggagagagagagattaatcATTCAAAGCCTTTGTAGTTTACAAATAGCAGCATGCAGGTCATGAACTCCCTCTGACAAACATCGGTGTAGGGTTAGAGGACGCTGTTCGGACCTGCAGGCCAAAACAGACATAGGACAGAGACGGAAGAGTCATGACATCACCTTGTAATGTTGGGCCCGAGATAGACACATTACATGTGTTAGGGAGGATATCAGAGCCGGGGTAGTGGCTGTTGAAGTGGATCCTGTCTTTAAAGGCGGCCTGAAAAGGACGACATCATTAACTACTGAATGTTAGTGAAagttatccttttttttttatattcaggTTCTGATATTTAACAATCAAGATCACACACTTTCATCTTAACAGCCTTaatgaaacagacacaaacacacagcaggtatGGTCAGTTTCTCCAAAGGTAGTTTTCTTAACTCCTCGTTATAGCAGTCTTCCTTTGAGGGGGGGCATCAGTGGAAATCCAGAATGTGAGgattgtctttttgtttttaactaaaTATAACAGTATCcaattagtttttttcactgtccACTTGAATTTACACTGAAGGGTTGTTCCAAATTCCAAATCACCTCCAACCAAGACGAGCACTTCATCGTTCACTTCCCTCCAGAATCTGTGTCCTTGTACGTTACCAGAACATGATGACACACGTGCCTGTTTCTGAGTTACATTCAAGACACTGAGAAGAGCTTAGGCCCAACTTGTGCCTCAGGAGCGGCGTATAGTGCAGCCTGTGCAATATCTTCAACTGTGTCTCTTAATGTGTCACAGCCAAGAGGAGTTAGTGTGCTAATGTACTGTCTTCTATATGCCATTGACAAAAAGTCACgtaaacacaagaaataaatCTATTTTCTACTTGAAAAGTCAAGGCTGTGTGGTTTTTTTGGAAAgaagtgttgtgtttgtaaatAGTGGGAAAAATTAGTGTGTTGTAGAGAGTATCTACTTTCCCTTTGGACCTTTGTTCCTCAGGTTATCATTTCTAAAGTCAAGAAAAGGACCCGTGAACCACAGTcgtattatttttttaataacctTAATCACATCACTGTAAACCACAAAATCACACTGAGTATACGGCATTTTTCATCTAATTCTCTGTAGTCAAACTTACCCGCAGTCGCTCTTCCAAGTAAAGTTTGGTTCTTCGCATTTGACTCTCATAATCTGACAGATTAGAGGTCACCAGCTCTGCAGCCTAACAGACACATAATACATCAGTAGCTATAAAGGCGGGAAAACACGACAGGGCTAAATTACCTGCTTGAAAGCGTAGTTTCTATGGAGATTCTACGGTacacaaaaattaaatattagcATTCAGCTGTAACATATCACCACATCGCTGTATGCAAATGATTAGGCTCTAACAAAATCCGTTTTAAAAAGTAGAGGCTGTGAAAAGTCTCTTGGATCTGGACTAAAATCAAGCATATAAGGATGTATTAATAGACTCCCAACTGAATTGTTTCCATGTAGAAAAGACAAACACCACTAAGGAATTTTCACAGCCTGGCAACCCAAAATGAGTTTTTATTAATTGCATTTAACTGATTTATAAAGTGGCAGTAAATTATTTATGAGCAATTAATAAAGTCACTAGTTACAACCTATTAATCCAGTATAAATGGCGGTACTAATATTCTATatagagacaggaagtcagtcGTCGTCCAATATGGTGTCAGGTACAACTACAATGATATTTTCAGCACCCTTATGTATCCTTCTGCCAACATCCTTTAAGAAgactttcacttttcactcaAATATTCCACCATTGTACAGAAATGTTCTTAAAACTTAAAACGTATTCCTGGTCAAAATTCCAGTAACACATATATAGAGCAAGAAAATTACCTTTCCCAGACCGGCGATCATCggtgtgttttcagtgctgtAATATTCAGGAGGAAAGAAATCAGACTTCAATATTTACATGTGCAGCTCTCTGATCGTGGCCATTATTTCATGCATATTTGGTACTTTATTCATTATTCCTAAAGTGAGATAATGCAGTACTCAACCCTGGTCTGAAGtttctctcctgtcctcctccaaACAGCATCGGGTACAATGGCGTTTCCGTCTGAGGGCCGTTCACATACAGTGCACCGATCCGAGGGGCGTAGAACTAGAAACGTAACAAACAATGTCGATAAAACGTTTCACTGTTCTCTTTCTGATGCCGAATCAAGATCATTTATACAACAGATTTCTGACTTTGTGTCCCACTATGGTCAGGTAATCCACGCCCAGTTCACAGGCATCTACTCGGCTTTTCCCCAGAGCCTGGGCAGCATCGGTGTGGAGCAGGATCCTGAGCCGCCGGTGCTGCTTGTTGAGAGATTTTATTCTCTGGCAGATCTCTTGGATTGGCTGACAAAAGgaaggtgttttgtttttaattggaAAGTGCATTTAAAAATTTATATTTGAAATACAATACACAAAGGGGTAATATCAGTGAATGTTACTGTTGGATCATCAGCAACAATTCCTCTGTCAAAAATGGACATATTGTTCTATTCTAATGTCttttatgataataaaaaatataatttctaaaTGATTTGCTCTGTAAATAGATTTAAAGGTGAACATCTGAGTCCCTGTCTCCTCTTACCATGATGACTCCTGTCTCATTGTTGGCCAGCATGATGGAGATGAGACAAGTGTTGGGACGCACTGCAG
This genomic interval carries:
- the scly gene encoding selenocysteine lyase, whose amino-acid sequence is MAKQTDDILVKGHTFTDQTFHHYSEMNLDRIYMDYNATTPLEPEVIQAITEALQEAWGNPSSNYIAGAKAKAIINQSRENVARMVGGKAEDIIFTSGGTEANNLVLHTAVEHFRRNCRAAEEGEGHHNGCTGLPHIITSNVEHDSVKLVAEHLQRDGKADVTYVPVSKTTARVEVEDIIAAVRPNTCLISIMLANNETGVIMPIQEICQRIKSLNKQHRRLRILLHTDAAQALGKSRVDACELGVDYLTIVGHKFYAPRIGALYVNGPQTETPLYPMLFGGGQERNFRPGTENTPMIAGLGKAAELVTSNLSDYESQMRRTKLYLEERLRAAFKDRIHFNSHYPGSDILPNTCNVSISGPTLQGWRVLSNCRRLLASVGAACHSDSGNRPSHILLSCGVPSEVAANALRLSVGRGTTKADVDAVVEDLRETVRLLEEMN